A single Paenibacillus kribbensis DNA region contains:
- the gap gene encoding type I glyceraldehyde-3-phosphate dehydrogenase, producing the protein MTVKVGINGFGRIGRLAFRRIQNVEGIEVVAINDLTDSKMLAHLLKYDTTQGTFQGEVEVHEGFFKVNGKEVKVLANRNPEELPWGDLGVDIVLECTGFFTTKEAAEKHLKGGAKKVVISAPATGDMKTVVYNVNHEILDGTETVISGASCTTNCLAPMAKTLQDKFGIVEGLMTTIHAYTGDQNTLDAPHAKGDFRRARAAAENIIPNTTGAAKAIGLVIPELKGKLDGAAQRVPVATGSLTELVTVLEKNVTAEEINAAMKEASDPETYGYTEDQIVSSDIKGITYGSLFDATQTKVLTVGDKQLVKTVAWYDNEMSYTAQLIRTLEYFAKLAK; encoded by the coding sequence ATGACAGTTAAAGTTGGTATTAACGGTTTCGGACGTATTGGACGCCTTGCTTTCCGCCGTATTCAAAACGTGGAAGGTATTGAAGTAGTAGCAATCAATGACTTGACAGATTCCAAAATGCTGGCACATCTGTTGAAATATGATACAACACAAGGTACTTTCCAAGGAGAAGTAGAAGTACATGAAGGCTTCTTCAAAGTAAACGGCAAAGAAGTTAAAGTCTTGGCTAACCGCAACCCTGAAGAACTGCCTTGGGGAGACCTGGGTGTAGACATCGTTCTGGAATGCACAGGTTTCTTCACAACTAAAGAAGCTGCTGAGAAACACTTGAAAGGCGGCGCTAAAAAAGTTGTTATCTCCGCTCCAGCTACTGGCGACATGAAAACTGTCGTTTACAACGTAAACCATGAAATTCTGGACGGAACTGAAACTGTAATTTCCGGTGCTTCTTGCACAACAAACTGCTTGGCTCCTATGGCTAAAACACTGCAAGACAAATTTGGTATCGTTGAAGGTTTGATGACTACAATTCACGCTTACACTGGCGACCAAAACACTTTGGATGCTCCACATGCTAAAGGCGACTTCCGTCGTGCTCGCGCAGCAGCTGAGAACATCATCCCTAACACAACTGGTGCTGCTAAAGCAATCGGCCTGGTTATCCCTGAGTTGAAAGGTAAACTGGACGGAGCAGCTCAACGTGTTCCAGTAGCAACAGGCTCCCTGACTGAGCTGGTAACAGTTCTGGAGAAAAATGTAACTGCTGAAGAAATCAACGCAGCGATGAAAGAAGCTTCCGATCCTGAAACTTACGGATACACTGAAGATCAAATCGTTTCTTCCGACATCAAAGGTATCACTTACGGTTCCTTGTTTGATGCAACTCAAACTAAAGTTCTGACAGTTGGCGACAAACAACTGGTTAAAACTGTAGCTTGGTATGACAATGAAATGTCCTACACTGCACAATTGATCCGTACGTTGGAATACTTCGCTAAATTGGCTAAATAA
- a CDS encoding sugar-binding transcriptional regulator, translated as MRKILEIQKQLLPDLMDVLKKRYTILRQIMLSDVIGRRTLAASLDMTERVLRAETDLLKAQGLIEIESVGMKVSKAGLDLLEQLEPIANNLFGLSQLEDQIRQAYGLKKVIVVPGDSDASPLAKQELGRAGAKALLSVMDDEDVVAVTGGTTIADVAEQLTLPANGSLKGGWFVPARGGLGESMEMQANTIASTMARKVGAQYRLLHVPDLLSNHAYNSLLEDTNIQDILSLIRKSRIIIHGIGNAIAMARRRKLDPETFAQISSEGAVAESFGYYFNEDGVVVHRMLTLGLRLEDIRRTETVLGVAGGKSKAAAIHAVLRFGQEDILVTDEGAAAEIVSHYLKG; from the coding sequence ATGCGAAAGATATTAGAAATACAGAAGCAGCTTCTGCCCGACCTCATGGATGTTTTGAAAAAAAGGTACACGATCCTGCGCCAGATCATGTTGTCCGATGTCATTGGACGCAGAACGCTGGCAGCTTCACTGGATATGACCGAGCGCGTGTTGCGCGCCGAAACCGATCTCCTCAAGGCCCAAGGGCTCATTGAGATCGAGAGTGTGGGCATGAAGGTGAGCAAAGCAGGGCTGGATCTGCTGGAACAGCTGGAGCCGATTGCGAACAACTTGTTCGGCCTGTCCCAACTGGAAGATCAGATTCGTCAAGCCTACGGCTTGAAGAAGGTGATTGTCGTTCCAGGGGACTCGGATGCTTCACCGTTAGCGAAGCAGGAGTTGGGCCGTGCTGGAGCAAAAGCGTTGCTGAGTGTTATGGACGACGAGGATGTGGTCGCGGTAACAGGAGGCACGACAATTGCAGATGTAGCGGAGCAACTGACACTGCCTGCTAATGGTTCGCTCAAGGGCGGGTGGTTTGTACCGGCACGCGGGGGGTTGGGAGAAAGCATGGAAATGCAGGCTAACACCATTGCTTCCACAATGGCCCGCAAAGTCGGCGCTCAATACCGTCTGCTCCATGTACCGGATTTGCTCAGCAATCATGCCTACAACTCGTTGCTTGAGGATACGAACATTCAGGATATATTGAGCCTGATTCGAAAGAGCCGTATCATCATTCACGGGATAGGCAACGCCATAGCGATGGCACGCAGACGCAAGCTTGACCCCGAAACCTTTGCCCAGATCAGCAGTGAGGGCGCGGTTGCCGAATCGTTTGGTTATTATTTCAACGAGGACGGTGTCGTTGTTCACCGCATGCTGACGCTTGGACTCCGCTTGGAGGACATTAGGCGTACCGAGACTGTTCTGGGTGTAGCTGGAGGCAAGAGCAAGGCGGCTGCTATTCATGCGGTGCTGCGTTTCGGCCAAGAAGACATTCTTGTCACCGATGAAGGCGCTGCTGCCGAGATTGTAAGCCATTATTTAAAAGGTTAA
- the clpP gene encoding ATP-dependent Clp endopeptidase proteolytic subunit ClpP has protein sequence MSYVPMVVEQSNRGERAYDIYSRLLKDRIILLGSDVNDVVANSIIAQMLFLAAEDPEKDIHLYINSPGGSITAGMAIFDTMQYIKPDVSTICVGMAASMGAFLLNAGAKGKRFALPNSEIMIHQPLGGAQGQATDIEIRARRILKMRDKLNRILADRTGQPLERIEKDTDRDYFMSADDAKEYGIIDKVLTSSTPAGI, from the coding sequence GTGAGCTATGTTCCTATGGTAGTAGAGCAAAGTAACCGCGGCGAACGCGCCTATGACATTTATTCCAGACTGTTGAAGGATCGCATTATTTTGTTGGGCTCGGACGTCAATGACGTTGTAGCCAACTCTATTATTGCACAAATGCTGTTTTTGGCTGCCGAAGATCCTGAAAAAGATATTCACTTGTATATTAACAGTCCTGGCGGCTCCATTACAGCCGGTATGGCCATTTTCGATACGATGCAATACATTAAGCCTGACGTGTCTACGATTTGTGTAGGTATGGCAGCCTCCATGGGTGCGTTCTTGCTGAACGCTGGTGCCAAAGGCAAACGCTTTGCTTTGCCGAACAGTGAAATTATGATTCACCAACCATTGGGTGGTGCACAAGGTCAGGCAACGGATATCGAAATCCGCGCCCGCCGCATTCTGAAAATGCGTGACAAATTGAACCGCATTCTCGCAGATCGCACAGGTCAACCACTGGAACGCATTGAAAAAGACACAGACCGTGACTATTTCATGTCCGCTGATGATGCCAAGGAATACGGTATTATTGATAAAGTGCTAACTAGCTCCACTCCAGCAGGTATTTAA
- a CDS encoding PdaC/SigV domain-containing protein codes for MNKHTKKWGSALLAAGILAGVAVIPASYTEAASTKQQAASQKPGISIQWNGKTLSTKGVQVNGSTLIPVAALRDSLGIPVSYDAKEATYTVGSGYNKLSIRSFSSPPDTYVSVNGIGTRNMDAKLIGGKLYIPMSLLKDYLGINAQWNAAQKTVTLSKSQLNPITVTSQTLPASSNAKVSYKVKYPQISGSQLNPEAQQAINSVLKKHAEGVLAAGKKMVAEGEATTERPYEFWNDFAIAYNKDGILSVIMQDYSYLGGAHGMTARKGYTFSLADGKLLQLSNVLKANPNYKKFLNADLKKKVDALQGGEGFDKFKELKADQNFYVTNSGVTIVFDLYEYAPYAYGIPEFTYSFAQLLPQGGKPLAG; via the coding sequence ATGAACAAGCATACGAAAAAATGGGGCTCTGCTCTGCTGGCAGCAGGAATTCTGGCAGGAGTCGCAGTTATTCCCGCTTCCTATACTGAAGCAGCATCAACCAAACAGCAAGCGGCATCACAGAAACCAGGAATTTCTATTCAATGGAATGGCAAAACATTGTCGACCAAAGGAGTCCAGGTAAACGGAAGTACGCTGATTCCAGTAGCAGCGCTGCGCGACAGCCTAGGGATTCCAGTGAGCTATGATGCCAAGGAGGCTACCTACACTGTAGGCAGTGGGTACAACAAACTTTCTATTAGATCTTTTTCTTCTCCCCCGGATACCTATGTCAGCGTTAATGGGATCGGCACGCGCAACATGGATGCCAAGCTGATCGGTGGGAAGTTATACATTCCTATGAGTCTCCTGAAAGACTATCTGGGTATCAATGCTCAGTGGAATGCAGCCCAAAAAACAGTAACGTTGAGTAAAAGCCAGCTAAATCCGATCACCGTTACGTCGCAAACGCTTCCCGCTTCGAGTAATGCGAAGGTGTCTTACAAGGTGAAGTACCCGCAAATCAGCGGCAGTCAGTTGAATCCTGAGGCTCAGCAGGCAATTAACAGTGTGCTTAAAAAGCATGCGGAGGGAGTATTGGCAGCAGGCAAAAAGATGGTGGCTGAGGGAGAGGCTACAACAGAAAGACCGTATGAGTTCTGGAATGATTTTGCGATTGCCTATAACAAGGATGGTATTTTGAGTGTGATTATGCAGGATTACTCGTATCTAGGTGGCGCACACGGTATGACAGCACGTAAAGGATATACATTCTCCCTCGCTGATGGTAAACTGCTGCAATTATCTAACGTATTGAAAGCAAATCCGAACTACAAAAAGTTCCTCAATGCTGATTTGAAGAAAAAAGTCGATGCGCTGCAGGGCGGCGAAGGTTTTGACAAATTTAAAGAGCTGAAGGCGGATCAAAATTTTTATGTGACCAACAGTGGAGTAACCATCGTGTTTGATTTATATGAGTATGCACCATACGCGTATGGAATTCCAGAGTTCACCTACTCGTTTGCTCAACTGCTGCCTCAAGGCGGCAAGCCTTTGGCAGGATAA
- a CDS encoding SIMPL domain-containing protein: protein MRHWTKTISTAVLAGALLAGGVAGGLWTGADRAYAASTATTVNSVINVNGSGEVLVKPDIAYLSIGVQSEGNTAAAAQKANAAKINKVTQLLKEKWSISADDIQTSQFYVQPNYIYNEKEGQKLKGYIANHTLSVKYRNLDKIGQLLDEATNSGANNVDNVQFSVENPSVYEEEAIGKALGNAQSKASAVAKAAKRGLGSLVNVTVDGGEAQIFTQRENAMAKSMLDLGSGTEIQSGQVTVKVQVSAQYEMN, encoded by the coding sequence ATGAGACATTGGACAAAAACGATAAGCACAGCAGTTCTTGCAGGAGCATTATTGGCAGGGGGAGTAGCTGGGGGCTTGTGGACAGGGGCAGATCGCGCTTATGCCGCATCCACAGCCACGACGGTAAACAGCGTGATCAATGTGAATGGAAGCGGAGAAGTACTGGTTAAGCCCGATATTGCTTATCTTTCCATCGGTGTGCAATCAGAGGGAAATACAGCAGCCGCTGCCCAAAAAGCCAATGCTGCGAAAATAAACAAGGTTACACAATTGCTGAAAGAAAAATGGAGCATTAGCGCAGACGACATTCAGACTAGCCAGTTCTATGTGCAGCCTAACTATATCTACAACGAAAAAGAAGGACAGAAGCTCAAAGGCTACATTGCCAATCATACACTTTCCGTCAAATACCGCAATTTGGACAAAATCGGCCAGCTGCTGGATGAGGCTACAAATTCCGGGGCAAACAACGTGGATAATGTACAATTTTCAGTAGAAAATCCTTCCGTGTATGAAGAAGAGGCTATTGGCAAGGCGCTTGGCAACGCTCAATCTAAAGCCAGTGCTGTAGCTAAGGCAGCTAAACGCGGATTAGGGTCGCTTGTGAATGTGACGGTAGATGGCGGAGAGGCTCAGATTTTTACACAACGTGAGAATGCAATGGCAAAATCGATGCTGGATTTAGGGAGTGGAACAGAGATTCAGTCAGGCCAAGTGACGGTAAAAGTTCAGGTGTCGGCTCAATACGAAATGAACTAA
- a CDS encoding HPr family phosphocarrier protein, with translation MSKHPVVVRLKTGLHARPAALFVQEANKYSSEIFVEKEDKKVNAKSIMGIMSLAISTGTEIYISAEGADAEQAVNALVSLVSKVELENQ, from the coding sequence ATGTCAAAACATCCGGTAGTCGTACGCTTGAAAACAGGACTGCACGCCAGACCTGCTGCGTTATTCGTACAGGAAGCGAATAAATATTCATCTGAAATTTTTGTGGAAAAAGAAGACAAGAAGGTTAATGCCAAGAGCATCATGGGTATTATGAGTCTTGCCATCAGTACAGGTACTGAAATTTATATTAGTGCTGAAGGCGCGGACGCCGAACAGGCTGTAAACGCTTTAGTAAGTCTGGTTAGCAAGGTGGAATTGGAAAATCAGTAA
- the whiA gene encoding DNA-binding protein WhiA, with translation MSFAAQTKKELTMIESQPCCEKAELSALIRMLGSVQLSNKRVILDVSTENAAIARRIYSLIKKHFQLHIELLVRKKMRLKKNNVYIVRIPNGVQELLKDLYIVSEGFLFTDGINREIIRKNCCKRAYLRGAFMAGGSVNNPEGSSYHLEISSMYEEHCQALVDLANEFHLNARCIERKKGFILYIKEGEKIIELLSIIGAHQALFKFEDVRIMRDMRNSVNRIVNCETANLNKTIGAAVRQIENIKLLEREVGLETLPDKLREVAEIRLAHPDLNLKEVGEMLKGVVSKSGVNHRLRKIDEMADKIRGENGLIP, from the coding sequence TTGTCCTTTGCGGCACAAACGAAAAAAGAGCTTACGATGATTGAAAGCCAGCCCTGCTGTGAAAAAGCGGAGCTATCTGCGCTTATACGTATGCTCGGATCCGTACAACTGTCGAATAAAAGGGTGATATTGGACGTGTCCACAGAAAATGCCGCGATTGCAAGGCGGATTTACTCCTTGATCAAAAAGCATTTTCAGCTTCACATTGAACTGCTTGTACGGAAAAAAATGCGCTTGAAAAAAAATAATGTATACATTGTCCGTATTCCTAACGGTGTACAAGAGCTGTTGAAGGATTTGTACATCGTGTCTGAAGGCTTCTTGTTCACGGACGGGATTAATCGGGAGATTATTCGGAAAAACTGTTGTAAGCGGGCTTATCTGCGAGGGGCCTTTATGGCCGGTGGCTCTGTGAACAACCCGGAGGGATCGTCTTACCATCTTGAAATTTCCTCGATGTATGAGGAGCATTGTCAGGCACTGGTAGATCTAGCGAATGAGTTTCATCTGAATGCCCGCTGTATTGAGCGAAAAAAAGGCTTTATTCTCTACATCAAGGAAGGCGAGAAGATCATTGAGCTGCTCAGCATCATTGGGGCGCATCAGGCCTTGTTCAAATTTGAGGATGTACGTATTATGCGCGATATGCGCAACTCCGTAAATCGCATTGTCAACTGCGAAACAGCCAATTTGAACAAAACGATCGGCGCTGCGGTCCGGCAAATTGAGAACATCAAGCTGCTGGAGAGGGAAGTTGGTTTGGAGACCTTGCCGGACAAGCTGCGGGAAGTGGCAGAAATCCGACTGGCCCATCCTGATTTGAACTTGAAAGAGGTCGGGGAAATGCTCAAAGGGGTCGTCAGTAAATCCGGTGTAAATCACCGTCTTCGCAAGATTGACGAGATGGCGGACAAAATCAGGGGAGAAAATGGCCTGATTCCGTAA
- a CDS encoding gluconeogenesis factor YvcK family protein, whose protein sequence is MKETGSQRERPRIVVMGGGTGLSVMLRGLKQKPLDITAIVTVADDGGSSGILRSELQMPPPGDIRNVLTALADVEPVMSDMLKYRFGAGSGLSGHSLGNLILAAMTDISGDFVTAVRELSRVFAVRGRVLPAAEEGVVLSAEMEDGTVITGESKIPEAGQRIKRVFLEPTHVEPLPEAVEAINEADAILIGPGSLYTSILPNLLVPKLAEAVVKSDAIKIFVCNVMTQPGETDGYTVGDHLQAIFDHVGHHLFDYVIVNNGEIPPQVQEMYAEQGAKPVQVDMGELNDRGYKVVADTLVLFRTYLRHDADKLSQHIYQLVQNWILRRR, encoded by the coding sequence ATGAAAGAGACCGGATCACAACGGGAGCGCCCGCGTATTGTTGTTATGGGCGGGGGAACCGGCTTGTCTGTCATGCTGCGGGGCTTGAAGCAAAAGCCGCTGGATATTACGGCTATTGTGACAGTCGCTGACGATGGCGGAAGCTCCGGGATATTGCGAAGTGAGCTGCAGATGCCCCCTCCAGGGGACATTCGCAATGTGTTGACTGCCTTGGCTGACGTAGAACCAGTGATGTCAGATATGCTAAAATACCGTTTCGGCGCAGGATCGGGATTATCTGGCCATAGTTTGGGCAATCTGATCTTGGCGGCGATGACCGATATATCAGGTGATTTTGTGACGGCGGTGCGTGAGCTTAGCCGTGTATTTGCTGTCCGGGGACGTGTACTGCCGGCAGCCGAAGAGGGCGTCGTTTTGAGTGCGGAAATGGAGGATGGCACGGTGATTACCGGAGAGTCCAAAATCCCGGAAGCGGGTCAGAGAATCAAGCGTGTTTTTCTTGAACCGACTCACGTGGAGCCGTTGCCTGAGGCTGTAGAGGCCATTAATGAAGCCGATGCGATTCTGATTGGGCCCGGCAGTTTGTATACCAGTATTTTACCCAATCTGCTCGTTCCAAAGCTCGCTGAGGCTGTCGTGAAATCCGACGCTATCAAAATTTTTGTCTGCAATGTCATGACTCAGCCGGGTGAAACCGATGGCTATACGGTGGGAGATCATCTGCAGGCTATTTTCGATCATGTAGGCCACCATCTCTTCGACTATGTCATTGTAAATAACGGAGAAATCCCCCCTCAAGTGCAGGAAATGTATGCCGAGCAGGGTGCCAAGCCAGTCCAAGTCGACATGGGAGAACTGAATGACCGGGGATATAAAGTGGTGGCAGATACGTTAGTTCTGTTCCGCACGTATTTACGGCATGATGCAGACAAACTGAGCCAGCACATTTACCAATTGGTACAAAACTGGATATTAAGAAGGAGGTGA
- the rapZ gene encoding RNase adapter RapZ yields the protein MTDNLKNAAPWATLIIITGMSGAGKTIAVQSLEDLGFFCVDNLPPVLIPKFAELIEQSNGKIGKVALVIDLRGREFFTALSESLNYIKDHFTIHCEILFLNANDGVLVQRYKESRRRHPLAPDGMPLDGIRLERKMLEELKSSASEVIDTSTMKPATLKARIISRFSHLESSMLSVNITSFGFKYGIPIDADLVFDVRFLPNPHYVDHLRPNTGQDSDVYDYVMKWPETQAFLTKLLDMLHFLIPQYRKEGKSQVIIGIGCTGGKHRSVAISEYLGKMLGASETESVSVSHRDADRDRH from the coding sequence ATGACAGACAACCTAAAAAATGCTGCGCCGTGGGCAACGCTCATTATTATTACGGGGATGTCAGGTGCAGGGAAGACCATTGCGGTGCAGAGCCTGGAAGACTTGGGCTTCTTCTGCGTCGACAATTTGCCCCCTGTGCTGATTCCCAAATTTGCCGAATTGATCGAGCAGTCTAACGGAAAAATAGGTAAAGTGGCACTCGTCATTGATTTGCGCGGACGAGAATTTTTTACTGCTTTATCGGAATCATTAAATTATATTAAAGATCATTTTACGATTCATTGTGAAATTCTATTCTTGAATGCCAATGACGGCGTTCTTGTACAACGATACAAGGAAAGTCGTCGACGTCATCCACTTGCTCCAGACGGTATGCCTTTGGACGGAATCCGCCTGGAACGTAAAATGCTGGAGGAACTGAAAAGCTCCGCTTCTGAGGTTATTGATACAAGCACGATGAAGCCCGCAACCTTAAAGGCTCGGATCATTTCGAGATTTTCGCATCTGGAGAGCAGTATGCTTTCCGTGAACATTACTTCTTTTGGCTTTAAATATGGTATTCCCATTGATGCCGATCTTGTATTCGATGTGCGCTTCCTGCCTAATCCTCACTATGTGGACCATCTTCGTCCCAACACGGGACAGGACAGCGATGTGTATGATTATGTTATGAAATGGCCTGAGACTCAGGCATTCCTGACCAAGCTGCTGGATATGTTACATTTTTTGATCCCACAATACCGTAAAGAAGGCAAGAGCCAGGTTATTATCGGTATTGGCTGTACCGGCGGTAAGCATCGTTCTGTTGCAATATCGGAATATTTAGGAAAAATGCTGGGTGCCAGCGAGACAGAATCTGTTTCTGTTTCGCATCGGGATGCTGACCGGGACCGGCATTAA
- a CDS encoding ROK family glucokinase produces the protein MSESIYVGVDLGGTAIKVGICNENGQLLHTYEGPTETDKGVDVVVSNIEKYVRHIVEQSPYEWDQLKGVGAGVAGFTNVREGVIVLAPNIGFRDVPIRAILEERIGKPVKIDNDANVAALGEAWAGAGKGIENCVCYTLGTGVGGGIIINGKIYQGFSGMAGEIGHMSVVPDLEAIQCGCGKMGCLETVSSATGIIRMAKDAVERGDRTSLALEDQIAAKEVFDAAKAGDEVALRIVNRAAFYLGKSMAAVAAVLNPELFIVGGGVSKAGDFLFEEMRRVYAKLAPEPLQQGVSIAPALLGNDAGIVGAAGLLLRS, from the coding sequence ATGTCTGAAAGTATCTATGTGGGTGTCGATTTGGGCGGTACAGCGATTAAAGTAGGCATTTGTAATGAAAACGGACAGCTTTTGCACACTTACGAGGGGCCAACCGAAACCGATAAGGGCGTAGATGTTGTAGTCAGCAATATCGAAAAATATGTGCGTCACATTGTTGAGCAATCTCCTTATGAGTGGGATCAACTAAAGGGTGTCGGTGCGGGTGTTGCGGGGTTTACGAATGTTCGCGAAGGTGTTATTGTCCTCGCGCCCAATATTGGCTTTCGTGACGTACCGATTCGTGCGATTTTGGAGGAACGGATCGGCAAGCCGGTAAAGATAGACAATGATGCTAATGTTGCTGCGCTTGGCGAAGCATGGGCCGGAGCAGGCAAAGGCATAGAAAACTGCGTATGCTATACCCTGGGAACAGGTGTTGGCGGCGGCATTATTATTAATGGTAAAATATATCAAGGCTTCTCGGGTATGGCCGGGGAAATTGGACATATGAGCGTAGTGCCTGATTTGGAGGCCATTCAGTGTGGATGCGGTAAAATGGGTTGTCTGGAGACCGTATCTTCCGCAACAGGCATTATTCGTATGGCCAAAGACGCTGTAGAGCGTGGTGATCGGACCTCTCTGGCACTGGAGGATCAAATTGCCGCCAAAGAAGTATTTGATGCTGCCAAAGCTGGTGATGAGGTCGCATTGCGTATCGTAAACCGGGCTGCTTTTTATTTGGGGAAATCGATGGCAGCCGTGGCGGCGGTGCTCAATCCGGAGTTGTTTATTGTAGGCGGCGGTGTGTCCAAAGCAGGCGACTTCTTGTTTGAAGAAATGCGTCGCGTATACGCTAAGCTGGCACCTGAGCCGCTTCAGCAAGGAGTATCCATTGCCCCGGCACTGCTGGGTAATGACGCGGGTATCGTAGGAGCTGCGGGCTTGCTGCTGCGTTCCTGA
- the trxB gene encoding thioredoxin-disulfide reductase, with protein sequence MYKSIIIGTGPAGYTAAIYLARANMNPLIIEGMQPGGQLTTTTEIENFPGFEQGILGPELMDNMRKQAERFGAEFTSGWVEEVDLSKRPFKVKVEGKGIIEAESVIIATGASAKYLGIPGEQDNVGRGVSTCATCDGFFFRGKKIIVVGGGDSAMEEAGFLTRFASSVTLVHRRDELRASKIMQDRARENEKVHWALNRTPLEVVTGETGLKGLKVHNNENNQDELIEADGVFVAIGHTPNTSFLNGQIHTDDHGYIQVKPGTTETNIPGVFACGDVQDNRYRQAITAAGTGCMAAMDCEKYLEGSAVHDWSKTLDQ encoded by the coding sequence ATGTATAAATCCATAATTATTGGTACAGGTCCCGCAGGCTACACGGCCGCTATTTATTTGGCGCGCGCTAACATGAATCCGCTGATCATTGAGGGAATGCAGCCCGGCGGGCAGCTTACCACGACGACCGAAATTGAAAATTTCCCGGGTTTTGAGCAAGGTATCCTTGGGCCTGAATTGATGGATAACATGCGCAAGCAGGCTGAACGCTTTGGCGCTGAATTTACTTCCGGCTGGGTAGAGGAAGTGGATCTCAGCAAGCGCCCTTTTAAAGTGAAGGTAGAGGGTAAAGGCATCATTGAGGCGGAGTCGGTTATTATTGCTACAGGCGCGTCTGCCAAATATCTCGGCATTCCGGGTGAGCAGGACAATGTAGGGCGCGGAGTCAGCACGTGTGCAACCTGTGACGGCTTCTTTTTCCGTGGGAAAAAGATCATTGTGGTCGGCGGCGGTGATTCGGCGATGGAGGAAGCGGGCTTCTTGACCCGGTTTGCCTCCAGTGTAACCCTGGTTCATCGTCGTGATGAGCTGCGGGCTTCTAAAATTATGCAAGACCGCGCACGTGAGAATGAAAAAGTACACTGGGCCTTAAACCGGACTCCTCTGGAAGTCGTAACGGGAGAAACCGGATTGAAGGGCTTGAAGGTACACAATAATGAAAACAATCAGGATGAGCTGATTGAGGCGGATGGCGTGTTCGTAGCGATCGGGCATACACCAAATACAAGCTTCCTGAACGGTCAAATCCATACAGACGATCACGGCTATATTCAAGTAAAGCCAGGCACGACGGAAACGAACATCCCCGGCGTTTTTGCGTGTGGAGATGTGCAGGATAATCGTTACCGCCAAGCTATTACGGCTGCGGGTACGGGCTGCATGGCGGCTATGGACTGCGAGAAGTATCTCGAGGGCAGCGCTGTTCATGACTGGAGCAAAACACTGGATCAATAA